TAAAATCAAATGAACAAATAACATTTTCTGGAGATGTCCTTATTAAAGCATTAAGAGAAATAGAACTTATTTTAATATCATTACATAAAATGGGATCTTATTATGGAATAATGCATGAAGAAGGTAAAGATCTTGACAATAGAGAATATGAAAAGGAGACAACTCGTTTCATTGATGAATGGAGAGTTACTCATAGATTGGCAATGTTAAGATCTATATTATCAGGAAAATTTGATGATACTTTAGGTGATGATGATATGGATGATTTAGAACGTGCCATGGAAGATTTGAAATATTGGAGTGCACCAGGTGATAAATCACCTGGTAAAATAGGAAAGTAAATATTATTATTTAGAGTCATGTTATATAAGATTGTTAGGAATACACAATATAATTTTTAATAATAGATTATACAAATTACAAAGAAAACTAATGGGTTAAAATATATCTATTGGTTTCTTTGTAATTAAAACCTTTTTTAAGGAATTTGTATAGAAGTAGTTCATCAATAAAATTGTTATTTCAAGACATAAATATCCTTCAGCAATGTTTAGAAAAGGTGGAATGGGAGCGAGTGTAAGACCATTTTCACCTTCTGATAATAGAGGAGCTGGTTCTGCATTAGGTCATAAATTAAGAGCATTCCCAGATGGAACAAGAGTAAGAATTAAAATTGGTGATTAAGTAAATAATAGAAGGTGGTTTTACATATGAAATCAATATATGAATTAATAGATAAATCTCAAGAAACCTGGAATATTTTACAAGAGTGGAAAAGAGAATCTACTAATAAAGTTGAATTTTTGCCAGCAAATAAAAATAATGCTGAAAAAGTATTATATGATTTACAAGTAACAGCTAAATCTATATTGGGAGCTATATCGTACTATACAGGTGGTATATTGGTGGCAAATGGATGGGTTAGAATATTGGGAAGTGGTGCAGATAATTTTAATAGGGATATTTCCATATGGAATAAGTTAAAATTAGATGGAGCATTATTAGTAGCAGATGATGTAATTGGAGGTTTTTTTGCAATAAATGGAGGATATTTTGAAGGTGAAGTAGGTAATATATTCTATCTTGCCCCAGATACATTGGAGTGGGAAGACTTGGAATTGAAGTTTTCAGATTTTGTTTATTGGACTTTTACAGGAGATATAAGTAAATTTTACGAAATATTTCGATGGGCAGAATGGGAAAAAGAAACTAGTAAAGTGACAGGTGATATGGGGATATTAAATTATCCTTTCTTGTGGGCAGAAAGTGAAGAAATAGAGAAGCGATCAAGAAAAGTTGTACCAATCGAGGAGTTATGGGGAATAACAAATGAAAATAAAAAAAGACTAGGATTATAATAAATTTACTTGTTATAGATATATGGAAATACAATGATACAATTAATAAAAGAATAGTTTTTATCAATATTATGAATGGGGAGTAAGTTCCTATTATATGGGAGATGACTTATTTAGTCATCTTTTTGCCATTATATAAGAAACGCCCAAGGAGATATTATAGGACTGTTTGATAAGGCAGGAACTCAGGTAGTATCCTATGTAAAAACAGGTACATAATATTAACCGCTTTAATATGCAAATTTAGTTACTATATTCCAAAAATGTTTTAGTTTATTAAAATTAATACGATAATAGAAATAGAGTGTATAGTTATATTATTAAGCAATATTAGGGGGGGATTTTAAATGAAAAAAATTATAATTATTGCAATGAGTTTTTGTTTTACTTTTTTATTTGGAAGTATAGCCTTAGCTGCTACTTCTGTAAATGAAGTAGAACCAAATAGTTCAGCTAGTGAAGCGCAGCTTATAGAAAGATGTAATGTAGACCCTGCTAAGGTTATTAGTGGAAATTATGAAAATCAGAATACAGTAATTGGAAATGTTACAGATACTTCTGACGAAGATTGGTATAAGGTTTATTTACCAGCAGATGAGAATACTATTTTATCTATTAATAGTTCAGCACTCAGTGGAACAGGTATTTTTGATGTTTATGATGAAAATCTAAATCTCATTTCTACAGTTTTATACCAGAAAGATTATAGTGTTATGGGATTTAAAGCATATCGTATAGGTATTCCAACATCAGGTAACTATTATGTTAAAGTATCTAGTTCTTTAACTACAGGTGAATATAGATTTTCAATAGGTAAACCTACATATAATGTAGGCTCATATACGTACAAAGCTTTAAATCCATGTACTTTAACTACAACAATAAGCTCAGTTCAAGCTACTTATGATCTTAGGAATATATCAACAATACCTAATAATGCAATTGTTTATTATCTTTCTATAGATGGTACAAAAACTAATTATGCAAGTAATCAATACAGAAGTATAAAAATCGATGGGGATTCTTCATGGATTACTACATCTATGTACACATATGTTGCAGATGTACCTGTTGCCAGCAATAAAATTTTAAAGAACCAATGGAGAT
This genomic window from Clostridium pasteurianum DSM 525 = ATCC 6013 contains:
- a CDS encoding DUF2625 family protein; this translates as MKSIYELIDKSQETWNILQEWKRESTNKVEFLPANKNNAEKVLYDLQVTAKSILGAISYYTGGILVANGWVRILGSGADNFNRDISIWNKLKLDGALLVADDVIGGFFAINGGYFEGEVGNIFYLAPDTLEWEDLELKFSDFVYWTFTGDISKFYEIFRWAEWEKETSKVTGDMGILNYPFLWAESEEIEKRSRKVVPIEELWGITNENKKRLGL